In Flavobacterium lacustre, a genomic segment contains:
- a CDS encoding cellulase family glycosylhydrolase: protein MKKLLLIVFVLLSISTFGQGFLHRDGQNIIDGNGKNIVLRGLGLGGWMVQEGYMLQTGAFAGPQHKIKQKITDVIGAKNTEEFYQAYKANGITKRDIDSLAAWGFNSIRLPMHYNLYTPSLETEKEGEITWLEEGFKMTDDLLSWCADNNIYLILDLHAAPGGQGKDAAISDYDDSKPSLWESAANQDKMVALWKKLAERYKDNPWIGAYDIINEPNWNFTGTNQNGCDETSNAPLKALQVRITNAIREVDKNHLIFIEGNCWGNNYNGMFPLWDENMALSFHKYWNTNGTASIQNMLDYRTRYNVPIWLGESGENSNVWFEQAISLMESNNIGWAFWPMKKIENLAGVTSVTKTPDYDKLLKYWQNQGEKPNTDFAKKTLMQIAEDYKMEHLTIRYDVIDAMFRQVQTNETKKYKDHPLPGKIYAAEYDLGQNGYAYWDKDIANYDGTKFTKWNKGGFMRNDGVDIELCNDTTTNGFHVAYIEDGEWLQYTVDVEKQTTFDVAIRYASNVAEGKLYLEDKKGRLSKSITIPSSGGLNNWKTVILKKVILKPGIHKIKVHFEKGNFNLNYMEFRNSRK from the coding sequence ATGAAAAAACTACTTTTAATTGTATTTGTTTTACTGTCAATTTCAACTTTCGGTCAAGGATTTTTACACCGTGATGGTCAAAATATTATTGATGGTAATGGGAAAAATATAGTTTTAAGAGGTTTAGGACTAGGTGGTTGGATGGTTCAGGAAGGCTACATGCTGCAAACAGGTGCTTTTGCCGGTCCGCAACATAAAATTAAACAAAAGATTACTGATGTAATTGGTGCCAAAAACACCGAAGAATTCTATCAGGCCTATAAAGCAAACGGAATTACCAAAAGAGACATAGATTCATTAGCAGCTTGGGGATTCAATTCAATTCGTTTGCCAATGCATTACAATTTATATACACCATCTCTCGAAACCGAAAAAGAAGGCGAAATTACCTGGCTTGAAGAAGGTTTCAAAATGACTGATGATCTATTAAGTTGGTGCGCCGATAACAATATCTATTTGATATTAGACTTGCATGCAGCTCCCGGTGGTCAAGGAAAAGATGCTGCAATATCTGACTATGATGATTCAAAACCATCGCTCTGGGAGAGTGCTGCAAATCAAGATAAAATGGTTGCATTATGGAAAAAGTTAGCAGAACGTTATAAAGATAATCCTTGGATTGGAGCCTATGATATTATCAATGAGCCCAATTGGAATTTTACAGGAACGAATCAAAACGGCTGCGACGAAACGTCTAATGCGCCTTTGAAAGCTCTGCAAGTTCGAATTACAAATGCAATACGAGAGGTAGATAAAAACCATTTGATTTTTATCGAAGGCAATTGTTGGGGTAATAATTATAATGGGATGTTTCCGTTGTGGGATGAAAATATGGCCTTAAGTTTTCACAAATATTGGAATACTAATGGTACCGCTTCTATTCAAAATATGTTAGATTACAGAACCCGATACAATGTACCAATTTGGTTGGGCGAAAGTGGTGAAAATTCTAATGTGTGGTTTGAGCAAGCCATTTCTTTAATGGAATCTAATAATATTGGTTGGGCTTTTTGGCCAATGAAAAAGATTGAAAATTTAGCCGGAGTTACTTCGGTTACAAAAACACCGGACTACGATAAATTATTGAAATATTGGCAAAACCAAGGCGAAAAACCAAATACTGATTTTGCCAAAAAAACACTAATGCAGATTGCTGAGGACTATAAAATGGAGCACCTGACTATCAGATATGATGTGATTGATGCCATGTTCAGACAAGTGCAAACAAATGAAACCAAAAAATACAAAGACCATCCGCTTCCTGGTAAAATTTATGCTGCCGAATATGATTTAGGACAGAACGGATATGCTTATTGGGATAAAGATATTGCTAATTATGACGGCACTAAATTTACTAAATGGAACAAAGGCGGATTCATGAGAAATGATGGTGTTGATATCGAATTGTGTAATGACACAACCACCAACGGATTTCATGTAGCTTATATCGAAGACGGGGAGTGGTTGCAATACACGGTTGATGTAGAAAAGCAAACTACTTTTGATGTTGCTATTCGTTATGCAAGTAATGTTGCAGAAGGAAAACTTTACTTAGAAGATAAAAAAGGAAGACTTTCTAAAAGCATTACAATTCCTTCTTCGGGTGGATTAAATAATTGGAAAACCGTTATTCTAAAAAAGGTAATTTTGAAACCTGGAATCCATAAAATCAAAGTGCATTTCGAAAAAGGGAATTTCAATTTAAACTATATGGAATTTAGAAATTCAAGAAAATAA
- a CDS encoding glycoside hydrolase family 30 protein, with protein MKKITTAVFLALSLFAFSQQKNKIQSKIFSTKDRKVTVYTTADSTKLRLTPTDNLVFSASKQPLETEISVFVEPTKTFQSFMGIGGAITDASAEVYAKLSKDKQQEFINAYYNPEKGIGYSLLRTTIHSSDFSSGSYTYIKEGDKELKTFNIDHDRQYRIPMLKEAIKTAGGKLLLYVSPWSPPAFMKSTNNMLRGGTLLPEYYQSWANYYAKFIKAYEKEGMPIWGLTIQNEPMATQTWESCIYTAEAERDFLKNFLGPTLKKEGLGNKKIVVWDHNRDLMNQRANTIFSDPEASKYAWGMGFHWYETWAGGMPMFDNVRKVHEAYPTKNLLFTEGCVEKFDAKKYQFWANGERYGTSMINDFNNGTVGWTDWNVLLDQNGGPNHVGNFCFAPIHMDTNSGELIYTPSYYYIGHFSKFIRPNAKRVSSAVSRSSLLSTSFLNTDGKMVTVVMNQSSKSVTYNLIIASEKTVVTIPAHGIQTLVY; from the coding sequence ATGAAAAAAATAACAACAGCAGTATTTCTGGCGCTATCACTTTTTGCTTTTTCCCAGCAAAAAAATAAAATACAATCTAAAATATTTTCTACAAAAGATAGAAAAGTAACCGTTTATACTACAGCGGACAGTACAAAATTAAGATTGACACCAACAGATAATTTAGTTTTTTCGGCTTCAAAACAACCGTTAGAAACAGAAATCTCCGTTTTTGTAGAACCAACAAAAACCTTTCAATCCTTTATGGGAATTGGAGGTGCAATAACGGATGCCAGTGCTGAGGTTTATGCAAAATTATCCAAAGATAAACAGCAAGAATTCATCAATGCCTATTATAACCCAGAAAAAGGAATCGGTTATTCATTGCTAAGAACTACAATCCATAGTTCTGATTTTAGTAGTGGAAGCTATACTTATATCAAAGAAGGGGATAAGGAATTGAAGACTTTCAATATTGACCATGACAGACAATACCGTATTCCGATGCTCAAAGAAGCGATAAAAACGGCTGGTGGAAAATTATTGCTTTATGTGTCACCATGGAGTCCGCCTGCTTTTATGAAAAGTACCAATAATATGCTAAGAGGAGGTACCTTGCTTCCGGAATATTACCAATCTTGGGCTAATTATTATGCAAAATTTATCAAAGCATACGAAAAAGAAGGAATGCCTATTTGGGGACTCACAATTCAAAATGAACCTATGGCCACTCAAACTTGGGAATCTTGTATTTATACAGCTGAAGCAGAAAGAGATTTTTTGAAAAATTTCTTGGGACCAACACTTAAAAAAGAAGGTTTAGGGAACAAAAAAATTGTAGTTTGGGATCATAATCGTGATTTAATGAATCAAAGAGCCAATACCATTTTCTCAGATCCAGAAGCGTCAAAGTATGCATGGGGAATGGGATTTCATTGGTATGAAACTTGGGCTGGAGGAATGCCAATGTTTGATAATGTTCGAAAAGTACATGAGGCTTATCCAACTAAAAATTTATTATTTACAGAAGGTTGTGTCGAAAAATTTGATGCCAAGAAATACCAATTTTGGGCAAATGGAGAACGTTACGGAACTTCAATGATTAATGATTTTAATAACGGAACTGTGGGCTGGACGGATTGGAATGTTTTATTGGACCAAAATGGTGGTCCAAATCATGTGGGTAATTTTTGTTTTGCACCAATTCATATGGATACCAATTCAGGGGAATTAATTTACACACCAAGTTATTATTATATTGGTCATTTTTCAAAATTCATCCGTCCCAATGCTAAACGAGTGAGTTCAGCGGTAAGCAGAAGCAGTTTGTTAAGCACTTCATTCCTGAATACAGATGGTAAAATGGTAACGGTAGTGATGAATCAAAGTAGCAAAAGTGTAACTTACAATTTGATTATAGCCTCAGAAAAAACAGTAGTAACCATTCCGGCTCATGGAATTCAGACATTGGTATATTAA
- a CDS encoding glycoside hydrolase family 30 protein, whose translation MKNKNNSTKVFLIAVLSVILVQCSPATDPVKQKPTTPVVTNQVDFWLTKGDQSSRLQKQSSVLAFGSDKNVYTNIEVDDTQTFQTVDGFGFTLTGGSAEVINQLNATKKQELLQELFGADENAIGISYLRISIGASDLNATPFTYNDLPIGQTDVNLEQFSLAPDKNNLIPMLKQIVAINPNIKIMATPWSPPVWMKDNANFIGGSLKPEYYSVYAQYFVKYIQKMKEEGITIDAITPQNEPLHPGNNPSMLMLAEQQADFIKNHLGPAFKAVNSTVKIVVYDHNCNKPEYPIAILNDAEAYPYVDGSAFHLYEGDISALSTVHSAFPNKNIYFTEQYTASTGSFDGDLKWHIKNVIIGSMRNWSKTALEWNLANDGTFGPHTPGGCTTCKGALTINSSESFTRNVGYYIVGHASKFVPTGSVRISSTISGNLNTVAFKTPAGKKVLIVENDGNTTQTFNIKHKGVWVSTSLGAGSVGTYIW comes from the coding sequence ATGAAAAATAAAAATAATAGTACAAAGGTTTTTCTTATTGCTGTTTTATCAGTCATTTTAGTCCAATGTTCGCCTGCTACTGATCCTGTAAAACAGAAGCCTACAACTCCAGTAGTTACCAATCAAGTTGATTTTTGGTTGACCAAAGGAGACCAATCCTCTCGTCTTCAAAAGCAATCTTCTGTTTTAGCATTTGGTTCAGATAAAAATGTGTACACAAATATTGAAGTAGATGATACACAAACTTTTCAAACTGTTGACGGATTTGGTTTTACGCTCACCGGAGGAAGCGCTGAAGTCATAAACCAATTGAATGCTACAAAAAAACAAGAGTTGTTACAAGAATTATTTGGTGCAGATGAAAACGCAATAGGCATAAGTTATTTGCGAATTAGCATTGGAGCTTCAGATTTAAATGCCACTCCATTTACTTATAATGATTTACCAATCGGACAAACTGATGTCAATCTGGAGCAGTTTAGTTTGGCACCAGACAAGAATAATCTGATACCAATGTTAAAACAAATTGTAGCGATTAATCCCAATATTAAAATTATGGCAACCCCATGGTCTCCGCCAGTTTGGATGAAAGACAATGCAAATTTTATTGGTGGAAGTCTAAAACCGGAATATTATAGTGTATACGCACAATATTTTGTCAAGTACATTCAAAAGATGAAAGAAGAAGGAATTACTATTGATGCGATTACACCACAAAATGAACCTTTGCATCCGGGAAATAATCCAAGTATGTTAATGTTGGCAGAGCAACAAGCAGATTTTATAAAGAATCATTTAGGACCTGCTTTTAAGGCAGTGAATAGTACCGTTAAAATTGTTGTTTATGATCACAATTGTAATAAACCGGAATATCCAATAGCAATATTAAATGATGCTGAAGCATACCCATATGTTGATGGCTCAGCATTTCACTTATATGAAGGAGACATAAGCGCTTTATCAACAGTACACTCAGCTTTTCCTAATAAAAACATCTATTTTACCGAGCAATATACCGCTTCTACAGGAAGTTTTGATGGGGATTTGAAATGGCATATAAAAAATGTTATTATAGGTTCGATGCGTAATTGGAGTAAAACAGCATTAGAATGGAATTTGGCCAATGATGGTACTTTTGGTCCTCATACCCCAGGAGGTTGTACTACTTGTAAAGGGGCATTGACTATAAACAGTAGTGAAAGTTTTACCAGAAATGTAGGGTATTATATTGTGGGACATGCTTCAAAATTTGTTCCTACAGGTTCTGTAAGGATTTCAAGCACAATTTCTGGGAATTTAAATACGGTAGCTTTCAAAACTCCTGCCGGTAAAAAAGTATTGATTGTAGAAAATGACGGTAATACTACTCAAACTTTTAATATTAAACACAAAGGTGTTTGGGTTTCAACTTCATTAGGTGCAGGTTCAGTAGGAACCTATATTTGGTAA
- a CDS encoding endonuclease/exonuclease/phosphatase family protein, producing the protein MKKSKQGIISVVFALISLFSYGQKLKLMTYNIRLDVASDAENDWTHRKDFCTSQIQFYGPDIFGVQEAKPNQVIDIENALPEYKNVGIGREGLGKGESSNIYYKKERFSIQESNTFWLSETPNQISKGWDAAFNRVCTYALFKELKTKKMFWVFNTHLDHMGEEARTKGIELIVSKIKTLNTKGYPVFFMGDFNSEPNEDRILSLKKIMNDSREVSHEKPFGPSGTFNNFNYNEPVTKLIDYIFVSKENGIKVKKYAILTDSKNLHYPSDHFPVYIEINFK; encoded by the coding sequence ATGAAAAAATCAAAACAAGGAATTATTTCTGTAGTTTTTGCCCTGATAAGTTTGTTCTCTTATGGTCAAAAATTAAAATTAATGACCTACAATATTAGACTTGATGTAGCCAGTGACGCAGAAAACGATTGGACACATCGAAAAGATTTTTGTACTTCCCAAATTCAGTTCTATGGACCAGATATTTTTGGAGTCCAAGAGGCAAAACCCAATCAGGTAATTGATATTGAAAATGCTTTACCAGAATACAAGAATGTCGGTATAGGAAGAGAAGGCCTTGGCAAAGGGGAATCTTCCAATATTTATTATAAAAAAGAACGATTTTCGATACAAGAAAGCAATACATTCTGGCTTTCTGAGACCCCAAATCAAATTTCTAAAGGATGGGATGCCGCCTTCAACAGGGTTTGTACCTATGCGCTTTTTAAAGAGTTGAAAACAAAAAAAATGTTTTGGGTTTTTAATACGCATCTGGATCACATGGGGGAAGAAGCAAGAACCAAAGGAATTGAACTGATAGTTTCAAAAATTAAAACCTTAAATACAAAAGGATATCCGGTGTTTTTTATGGGAGATTTTAATTCGGAACCTAACGAAGACAGAATTTTGTCATTAAAAAAAATAATGAATGATAGCCGCGAAGTGTCCCATGAAAAACCTTTTGGACCATCCGGAACTTTTAATAATTTTAATTATAACGAACCGGTTACCAAGTTAATCGATTACATTTTTGTTTCTAAAGAAAATGGTATAAAAGTAAAAAAATATGCTATTTTAACCGATTCAAAAAATTTACATTACCCATCGGATCATTTTCCGGTTTACATTGAAATTAATTTTAAATAA